A single genomic interval of Mucilaginibacter robiniae harbors:
- a CDS encoding FecR family protein — protein MNWEILLKYINKEATAAEYKQVERWLQAQTENQHLLQYLSRRQEQLNAPLKQEHIHEQWVRLVDRILEVSPSNNRVKSIKPYRFIGLAASLLLLSVLGLLYVQQPPVKSKLENFTLQTPAYQRGQVTLPDGTQIYLAPNTHIAYNSDFGKAKRELHLVGEAFFKVKHNPHKPFIVYTGSKVSVTVLGTAFNVYARQSAAAEVKVATGLVGVKYRNRTQLLKPGQQLSFTANSSVATIQPVLVKDASSLQSETLIFNNSNATEIAEKLQRWYNVQVTLSASAHNASRFSGEIKDDGIGSTLQAISYATGLHYHYKNSHTLTLF, from the coding sequence GTGAACTGGGAAATACTTTTAAAGTATATTAATAAAGAAGCTACTGCTGCCGAATACAAGCAGGTAGAACGTTGGCTTCAGGCACAAACCGAAAATCAGCATTTATTACAATACCTAAGTCGCCGGCAGGAACAGTTAAATGCCCCATTGAAGCAAGAACATATTCATGAACAATGGGTACGTTTGGTAGACAGGATACTGGAAGTTTCGCCAAGCAATAACAGAGTAAAATCGATAAAGCCTTATCGTTTCATTGGTTTAGCAGCTAGCTTGCTGCTCTTGTCTGTACTGGGTTTGCTGTATGTTCAACAGCCGCCTGTAAAATCAAAGCTTGAAAACTTTACTTTACAAACACCGGCTTACCAACGCGGGCAGGTTACCTTACCTGATGGTACACAGATTTATCTGGCGCCTAATACCCATATAGCATATAATAGTGATTTTGGTAAAGCTAAGCGCGAGTTACACTTAGTAGGCGAAGCCTTCTTTAAGGTAAAGCATAATCCCCACAAACCTTTCATTGTTTACACCGGAAGTAAGGTTTCGGTAACTGTGCTGGGTACTGCATTTAACGTTTATGCACGCCAGTCCGCTGCTGCTGAGGTTAAAGTGGCAACTGGGTTGGTAGGTGTTAAATATCGTAACCGAACACAACTTTTAAAGCCAGGTCAGCAGTTAAGTTTTACAGCCAATAGTTCAGTTGCCACCATTCAACCTGTGCTTGTAAAAGATGCTAGTTCTCTCCAGAGCGAAACCCTGATTTTCAATAACAGCAATGCTACTGAAATTGCTGAAAAGCTGCAACGGTGGTACAATGTTCAGGTTACGCTATCAGCTTCGGCACACAACGCTTCGCGCTTCAGTGGTGAAATTAAAGATGATGGCATTGGCAGTACACTGCAAGCTATCAGCTATGCCACTGGTCTGCACTACCACTATAAAAACTCACATACGCTCACACTTTTCTAA
- a CDS encoding calcineurin-like phosphoesterase C-terminal domain-containing protein, whose translation MTNRRNFIKELGFTSAAIAIPGSLLQAAPETHTEKQDLTNLTLKGRVHYNGKGIKGVAVTDGINITQTDSNGHYSLLSNKTAEFVYISLPAGYAFSQQNGLVQFFKRIDKQQGIFNADFQLEKLSTSDNKHVFIVWSDPQIISKKDAAVLVEQAAPDLRDLAKSYPAGTPIHAVGCGDLVWDHFELLDDYKHAVEISGIPFFNLIGNHDMDLDARTDDYSAKTFKSNFGPTYYSYNRGNVHYVVLDDVFFIGTAKKYIGYITETQLQWLEQDLAYVKPGSTVIVSLHIPTNTGSQRRNKEKEEELGGVVSNREQLYKILAPYKVHIMSGHTHMNEKWERDNMIEHVHGTVCGAWWTGPICSDGTPEGYAVYEVNGDEVQWYYKSTGKPKDYQLKVYEKGRLKNAPDAVVANVWNWDPQWKIQWYEDGALKGTMQQKAEFDPWALELYEGPELPKKHKFVDPTLTDHLFFATPSAGAKKVKVTATDRFGKNYSQEIDV comes from the coding sequence ATGACCAACAGACGAAACTTTATTAAAGAACTAGGATTTACGAGTGCTGCTATAGCCATACCTGGCAGCCTATTGCAAGCAGCACCCGAAACACATACCGAAAAGCAGGATTTAACCAATCTCACCCTCAAAGGCCGGGTGCACTACAATGGAAAAGGGATTAAAGGAGTAGCTGTAACAGATGGTATTAACATTACCCAAACCGACAGCAACGGGCATTATAGCTTGTTAAGTAATAAAACAGCTGAGTTTGTTTATATCAGTTTGCCGGCAGGTTACGCTTTTTCGCAACAAAATGGGTTAGTGCAGTTTTTTAAACGCATTGATAAGCAGCAAGGTATTTTTAATGCCGATTTTCAATTAGAAAAACTGAGTACAAGTGATAATAAACATGTGTTCATTGTATGGTCCGATCCGCAAATAATCTCTAAAAAGGATGCAGCTGTTTTAGTAGAGCAAGCCGCACCCGACCTGCGCGATTTAGCTAAATCATACCCGGCAGGTACACCCATTCATGCAGTAGGCTGTGGCGATTTGGTTTGGGATCATTTTGAACTCCTCGATGATTATAAGCATGCGGTAGAAATTAGTGGCATACCGTTTTTTAACCTTATTGGTAATCATGACATGGACCTGGATGCGCGCACCGATGATTACTCAGCCAAAACCTTCAAAAGCAATTTCGGGCCTACTTACTATTCCTACAATCGTGGTAATGTTCATTATGTAGTGCTGGATGATGTTTTCTTCATCGGAACAGCCAAAAAATATATTGGTTATATTACCGAAACACAGTTGCAATGGCTGGAGCAGGATTTAGCATACGTAAAGCCAGGTAGTACCGTAATTGTATCGTTACATATACCGACTAACACTGGCAGTCAGCGCCGGAACAAAGAGAAGGAAGAAGAACTGGGTGGTGTAGTATCTAACCGCGAGCAATTGTATAAAATACTAGCTCCTTACAAAGTTCACATCATGTCTGGCCATACGCACATGAACGAAAAATGGGAACGTGATAATATGATAGAGCACGTACATGGTACAGTATGCGGTGCCTGGTGGACAGGACCCATCTGCAGTGATGGTACACCCGAAGGTTACGCTGTGTACGAAGTAAATGGTGATGAAGTACAATGGTACTATAAATCAACAGGAAAGCCTAAAGATTACCAGTTGAAAGTGTATGAAAAAGGGCGACTTAAAAATGCGCCCGATGCTGTAGTAGCCAATGTATGGAACTGGGACCCGCAATGGAAAATACAGTGGTATGAAGATGGTGCTTTAAAAGGTACTATGCAGCAAAAAGCTGAATTTGACCCTTGGGCCTTGGAATTGTACGAAGGGCCTGAATTGCCTAAAAAACACAAGTTTGTTGATCCAACTTTGACGGACCATCTGTTTTTTGCCACACCATCAGCAGGTGCAAAAAAAGTTAAGGTGACTGCTACCGACCGCTTTGGTAAAAATTACAGTCAGGAAATAGACGTTTAA
- a CDS encoding sigma-70 family RNA polymerase sigma factor, translated as MSQPVTLDRVEVIFKENYTPLLSYVNSIVKDQEQSKDVISDLFLHLWQQKDQLQINHIKPYLFRAARNGALKMVTLSNRSLQLSEDTFNVPADIYNPLEKIVVKQSIKIVESLINQLSPLRKEMIELRLLGLKNQEIARVLDITEKKVEYNMREAIEQLGHAIHHSRLDKATVAGGLMVLNLLFTIM; from the coding sequence ATGTCTCAACCAGTGACATTGGATAGGGTAGAAGTTATATTCAAAGAGAACTATACGCCTTTACTTAGTTACGTAAACTCCATAGTAAAAGATCAGGAACAATCAAAAGATGTGATTTCTGATCTTTTTCTGCATTTATGGCAACAAAAGGATCAGCTTCAGATTAATCACATTAAACCTTACTTATTTCGTGCTGCCCGTAATGGTGCCTTGAAAATGGTAACTTTATCCAATAGGTCTTTACAATTATCAGAAGATACATTTAATGTACCTGCCGACATTTATAATCCTTTAGAAAAGATCGTTGTCAAGCAATCCATAAAAATAGTTGAAAGCTTGATTAACCAACTATCTCCTTTACGCAAGGAAATGATTGAGTTGAGACTATTGGGCTTGAAGAATCAGGAGATTGCCAGAGTACTGGATATTACAGAAAAAAAGGTAGAGTATAATATGCGTGAAGCTATTGAACAACTGGGGCATGCTATTCATCATAGCCGTTTGGATAAGGCTACGGTAGCAGGTGGTTTAATGGTGCTTAACCTATTGTTTACAATAATGTAA
- a CDS encoding MBG domain-containing protein has translation MFGSDCNVIVADNASHLIRKVSVSGYTITPALPAGLNFDSATGTISGTPTIITPAANYTITANNYAGTSTTTVSIGVKALSLPNIAYNIPQQYVVNKVITPLVPANTGGTIPANSYGEVSTFMTNTTVNLDNIGNMVVDTYGNFYAIDNTGNAIKKITPNGAVSTFASINNLLDIAIDPSNNIYVAAGSYSIQKITPAGAITKLTESYGTVVNGVAKFKIVHAITVDKNGNVYVSDPGNKIIWKVTSSGIMSALAGNSTNTGADADGVGSAANFNNPQAITVDNAGNVYVAEGYTNAIRKITPDGGVTTLVDKISGVYKTGVYYSVNDMTIDQLGNLYVVDNSYHIVRKITPDGKVSTLVGSGNASYVDGVGTAASFKGAYGLTIDISGNLFVIDSYPNNGSTIERRLRKITLGGYVINPALPAGLSFEGTTGTISGTPTTFTSAQDYTVTAYNLAGSNSAKVNIAVTNPNINFAALLPATYGDADIALTAKSDNAAAPITYVADNTQVATIVNGNLHIMGAGTVNVTASQIGTADVTQSLTIAKKELIVTANDQTRAYGKSDPDFTVGYSGFVNNDDVSQLATLPSVTTTATATSDAGTYSLVPSGASANNYSFVYHNGTLTIMPAVTNFKVSATSVTCKGENNGIININAIQTAAYTAILTGNGNNKSYSFNTDLSIDKLSPGTYNVCITNAALNAYQQCFNLTITEPKDLTVYSTVNKLTNTINLILNGSSSYTVQLNGTVYRTSNSSLTLPLDKGNNKISVSTDKPCQGIIEQIINPSDNTTPYPNPFQNVLYINLGENTVANCAVKIYNVANGSLQSAAQFNNQSGVISLDVSRLMLGIYSLHLMMDGKETVYKIIKQ, from the coding sequence ATGTTTGGATCAGACTGTAATGTGATTGTAGCAGATAACGCATCTCATTTAATTAGGAAAGTATCTGTAAGTGGTTATACTATAACTCCGGCACTGCCAGCAGGTTTAAACTTTGACAGTGCAACAGGAACTATTAGTGGTACACCAACTATTATTACTCCGGCGGCTAACTATACCATTACTGCAAACAACTATGCTGGTACCAGTACCACAACCGTTAGTATAGGTGTAAAGGCACTAAGCTTACCTAATATTGCTTACAATATTCCACAGCAATATGTTGTAAATAAAGTCATAACGCCATTAGTGCCAGCTAATACAGGTGGTACAATACCTGCTAACTCGTATGGTGAGGTAAGTACTTTTATGACTAATACAACAGTAAACCTAGATAATATAGGTAACATGGTTGTTGATACTTATGGTAACTTTTATGCAATAGATAACACCGGAAATGCAATTAAGAAAATTACACCTAATGGTGCAGTTTCTACTTTTGCTTCAATCAATAACTTATTAGACATTGCTATTGATCCATCTAATAATATCTATGTAGCTGCTGGAAGCTACTCTATTCAGAAAATTACGCCAGCAGGGGCAATAACTAAGTTAACTGAAAGTTACGGGACAGTTGTAAACGGAGTCGCTAAATTTAAAATTGTTCATGCTATTACTGTGGATAAAAATGGTAATGTTTATGTAAGTGACCCAGGTAATAAAATTATCTGGAAAGTAACATCATCAGGTATAATGAGTGCATTAGCTGGCAACTCAACTAACACAGGTGCTGATGCAGATGGAGTTGGCAGTGCAGCTAATTTTAATAATCCTCAAGCTATCACTGTAGATAATGCCGGAAATGTATATGTAGCAGAGGGATACACTAATGCAATCAGAAAAATTACACCTGATGGTGGGGTAACAACTTTGGTCGATAAAATATCAGGAGTTTATAAAACTGGAGTTTACTATTCTGTTAACGACATGACTATCGATCAACTTGGTAATTTGTATGTTGTAGATAATAGTTATCACATCGTTAGAAAGATTACTCCAGATGGCAAAGTTAGCACTTTGGTTGGTAGTGGTAACGCAAGCTATGTAGATGGAGTGGGTACAGCTGCAAGTTTTAAAGGTGCATACGGACTGACAATAGACATTTCTGGAAACTTGTTTGTTATTGATAGTTATCCTAATAATGGAAGTACAATAGAACGCAGGTTAAGAAAAATAACGTTAGGTGGTTATGTAATCAACCCAGCCTTACCAGCGGGCTTAAGCTTTGAGGGCACTACTGGTACCATTAGTGGTACACCAACTACGTTTACCTCGGCTCAAGATTATACAGTAACGGCTTACAATCTTGCAGGTAGTAATTCGGCTAAAGTTAATATTGCTGTAACTAATCCAAATATCAACTTTGCTGCCCTGCTCCCAGCAACGTATGGAGATGCAGATATAGCATTAACCGCAAAGAGCGATAATGCTGCTGCACCAATTACCTACGTTGCTGATAATACCCAAGTAGCCACTATTGTAAACGGTAATTTGCATATTATGGGAGCTGGAACCGTGAATGTTACAGCCTCACAAATCGGAACCGCAGATGTTACACAAAGCTTAACTATAGCTAAAAAAGAGCTTATAGTAACAGCTAACGATCAAACGCGTGCTTATGGTAAGTCCGACCCTGACTTTACAGTAGGCTATAGCGGTTTTGTAAATAATGATGATGTTAGCCAGTTAGCAACGTTGCCATCAGTAACTACAACGGCTACCGCAACCAGCGATGCTGGTACATACAGCCTGGTGCCAAGTGGAGCAAGTGCTAACAACTACAGCTTTGTTTACCATAACGGTACGCTTACCATTATGCCTGCTGTTACCAACTTCAAAGTATCGGCTACTAGTGTTACCTGTAAAGGTGAAAATAATGGTATAATTAATATCAATGCCATACAAACTGCTGCTTACACAGCCATATTAACCGGAAATGGAAATAATAAATCTTACTCATTTAACACAGATTTAAGTATTGATAAACTATCACCTGGAACGTATAATGTATGTATCACGAACGCGGCTTTGAATGCTTACCAGCAATGTTTTAATCTAACCATTACTGAGCCTAAAGATTTAACTGTTTATTCAACCGTTAACAAGCTAACTAACACTATTAATTTAATTTTGAATGGTAGCTCATCATATACTGTGCAACTGAACGGTACTGTGTACAGAACATCTAACAGTTCACTAACCTTACCATTAGATAAAGGAAATAACAAAATATCTGTAAGTACCGACAAGCCATGTCAGGGCATTATCGAACAAATCATCAATCCATCTGATAACACAACACCTTATCCAAATCCTTTCCAGAACGTGCTTTACATTAATCTGGGTGAAAATACAGTAGCCAACTGTGCAGTGAAAATTTACAATGTAGCGAATGGTTCATTACAGTCGGCAGCACAATTCAATAATCAATCAGGGGTAATCAGTTTAGATGTATCCAGATTAATGCTGGGCATATATTCGCTGCACTTGATGATGGATGGAAAAGAAACCGTTTACAAGATTATTAAACAATGA